A portion of the Manduca sexta isolate Smith_Timp_Sample1 unplaced genomic scaffold, JHU_Msex_v1.0 HiC_scaffold_2252, whole genome shotgun sequence genome contains these proteins:
- the LOC119192020 gene encoding uncharacterized protein LOC119192020, translating to VILYENNVEKPEYNVLEEVKDLWFSEPYLFTARDLDVTVTEIKPEESKTKFITRHTMEGRAPLRISGSRLLILARGGNNLRMHDASIETTFKVLHEVKVSDMIVTSLTTSNNDVWTGGWDGCIRRWKISGDKLEPAGEISVQACINAIVANENSVYAAVSGGKIVHVKGS from the exons gtGATATTATACGAAAATAATGTAGAAAAGCCAGAGTATAATGTATTGGAAGAAGTAAAAGATCTTTGGTTTAGTGAGCCATATCTTTTTACTGCCCGTGATCTAGACGTtactgttactgaaattaaaccAG aggAATCAAAGACGAAGTTTATTACCCGTCACACGATGGAAGGTCGAGCTCCACTAAGGATATCGGGATCCCGACTTCTCATATTAGCTCGAGGTGGAAATAATTTGCGTATGCATGATGCATCAATTGAAACAACGTTTAAAGTTCTTCACGAAGTAAAG gtcAGTGACATGATAGTAACCTCTCTGACGACCAGCAATAATGACGTCTGGACAGGCGGTTGGGACGGATGCATACGAAGGTGGAAAATATCTGGCGACAAACTTGAACCAGCAGGAGAAATTAGTGTACAAGCTTGTATTAATGCTATTGTGGCTAATGAAAATAGCGTTTATGCAGCGGTGTCTGGGGGGAAAATTGTCCATGTTAAAGGGTCGTAA